The sequence CAGAACTTAGCGTTACTGCTATACCGCCCGTTTCTACTGCAGAGTTAAAATGAATGTGTGCAGGATGGTTGCCATCACTTACGCCATTCAGCTCAATTTCAATGGTAGTAGAATTGGCTCTTTCAATAAAAGTTACTTTACCCGATACTCCTAGCACATCTTTCACCTTCATGTCATATGAGACCTGGCGCATTGGTTTATCTTCTACTTCATCATCTTTCTTGCAACCACTTGCAAGCACTAAAAATAGCAGCGCAAAAATTGAGAAGGCTGCGAAAAAATTCTTTCTAATAGTCATTTTGTTTTGTTTTAGATTTTATAAAATTAATAGCGCAAGATGTATAGACTTCTTACCAATGCGCTTACACAATTATGGAAAAGAGTTACATGATTCACATATCTAATGGCAAAAAGTGTGAATGATGTAATGTTTTGAAATAATGATGTAATATATACCGATTAAAAATGAAGCAACTTCGCCTTATTCTAATTTTAATCATGAATAAAAAAACATTTTTTACAGTAATAGTCGTCTTGATTGCACTTACTGCATTAACAAAACTTTTAAGTACAGTCTTTCTGGAGCCCTGGGTCGGAAATAAAATGGAGGCAATGGTTAATGAAGGGAATGAGGATTTTACCATCGAAATTGACAAAGTGCATATTTCAATGATAAGAAGGGAAATTCAATTTAGTGGCATTCACATCGAGTCAAAGGGCATACATCAGGCCAATACGGGTTTTAGCGGATCAATAGCCTCCATAAAATGCACGGGAATCAAATTGCTTAAAGCTATATTCAATAATGATATCGACATTCGGGAAATTACTATTACCAATGCCAATATAAAAGGGACGATGCCCTTTTCAGGAGGAGCAAAGAAGCCCATGCTTTCGCCTGCGAACATCCGGCTTGGCAAATTGCAGTTTGTTCAATTAAATCTGGCTATAAATAATACTGCAAGCGCACAAGCGTATGCCGTGAAAAAAGGAGATGTGACATTCCATGATTTGCAAATTGAAAAAAAGGATGCCATTTCCACCAGCATTATTCAGGAATTTGATTTTGAAGCCGATGAAATCCTTTTTGTCTCCGCTGATAGCATGTACACCTATAAAAGCAGTGGCCTAAAATATTCCCATACTTCCGGCACCATGAGCGCAGATAGTTTTTTCATACAGCCCAATTACGAAAATTACGATTTCACATCGCGCTACAAGTATGAAACCGACAGGATTGAAGCTAGCTTTAGCAGTATTTCGGTTCACGATTTTTCTGCCATGCATTATTTAAAAAGCAAAAGCCTGATGAGCTCCTTTATCGAAATCGGACAAATGGAAATAAATGTTTTTCGGGATAAGCAAAAACCATTCAAGCATGTGAACAAAACTGCATTCCAGGATTTGATTTACAATTATCCGGGCGATCTCCATATTGATTCAATAGAACTAATAAACGGAAACCTCATTTATACCGAACATGCCGAAAAGGCAAACAAGCCTGGCAGCATCAGCTTCAATAATATCCAAGCTAAAATTCTTAAAGTAACAAACGACAAGATTTACAAAACAAAAAAAGACTTTTTAGTCATCAGCGGCCAGGCCCTGTTGATGGGAAAAGGCAAAATGACTATTTTATTGAAAGGAGAAATATACGACCCTGAGAATACATTTTTATTGAGTGGAACACTTTCCGATATGCAAGTAAAGGCGTTGAATCCCATGCTGGAGAAAAATGCTTTTGTATATGTCAATTCCGGGAAAGTAGATGCAATGAATTTTAGCTTAATCGCAAATAATACTCAAGCAAGGGGTAAGATGACTATGCTCTATCATGCATTGGATCTCACAGTTAAAAACAAACAGACAGATGACACCACAGCTTTAA is a genomic window of Chitinophagales bacterium containing:
- a CDS encoding DUF748 domain-containing protein — translated: MNKKTFFTVIVVLIALTALTKLLSTVFLEPWVGNKMEAMVNEGNEDFTIEIDKVHISMIRREIQFSGIHIESKGIHQANTGFSGSIASIKCTGIKLLKAIFNNDIDIREITITNANIKGTMPFSGGAKKPMLSPANIRLGKLQFVQLNLAINNTASAQAYAVKKGDVTFHDLQIEKKDAISTSIIQEFDFEADEILFVSADSMYTYKSSGLKYSHTSGTMSADSFFIQPNYENYDFTSRYKYETDRIEASFSSISVHDFSAMHYLKSKSLMSSFIEIGQMEINVFRDKQKPFKHVNKTAFQDLIYNYPGDLHIDSIELINGNLIYTEHAEKANKPGSISFNNIQAKILKVTNDKIYKTKKDFLVISGQALLMGKGKMTILLKGEIYDPENTFLLSGTLSDMQVKALNPMLEKNAFVYVNSGKVDAMNFSLIANNTQARGKMTMLYHALDLTVKNKQTDDTTALKEQIISFLANKKVIDANPVSGKEARAGTIVYIRDPEKSLFNYCFKAIWSGMKSSLTKSSKDKKNT